In one Pseudomonas tensinigenes genomic region, the following are encoded:
- a CDS encoding peptidase C39 family protein, which translates to MVQVFSRIRAALLVAGCAAVLAGCAGTVAPEVKRLPERVELSGTFYRGEANQSGPQVLASLLSQQGIVITPGLLEKPLHLPGAEDKLQQNLQNLAREYGMVVYPLDSNLPALLTQVAAGYPVMVRFSEGSAFWAEPRYAILSGYDRNKQKVLLRAGMNRRELMSFSSFESALEKSGGWAVLIQKPSQIPAAIDRQRWLKAADELAQAGQENEAAQARKALAAH; encoded by the coding sequence ATGGTGCAGGTATTTTCTCGAATTCGTGCGGCACTGCTGGTGGCGGGTTGTGCGGCCGTGTTGGCCGGGTGTGCAGGCACTGTGGCGCCCGAGGTCAAACGTCTGCCGGAACGGGTCGAACTCAGCGGCACGTTCTATCGCGGCGAAGCCAATCAGAGCGGGCCGCAAGTGCTGGCCAGTCTCCTGTCGCAGCAAGGCATCGTGATCACCCCGGGCTTGCTGGAAAAACCCCTGCATCTGCCGGGTGCCGAAGACAAATTGCAGCAGAACCTGCAGAACCTTGCCCGTGAGTACGGCATGGTGGTTTATCCGCTGGACAGCAACCTGCCCGCGCTGTTGACGCAGGTGGCGGCGGGTTATCCGGTGATGGTGCGCTTCAGCGAGGGCTCGGCGTTCTGGGCCGAGCCGCGTTACGCGATCCTGTCCGGCTACGACCGCAACAAACAGAAGGTCTTGCTGCGTGCCGGGATGAACCGTCGCGAACTGATGAGTTTCAGTTCCTTTGAGTCGGCACTGGAGAAATCCGGTGGCTGGGCCGTGCTGATTCAGAAACCGTCGCAGATCCCGGCAGCCATTGACCGTCAGCGCTGGCTCAAAGCGGCCGATGAACTGGCCCAGGCCGGTCAGGAAAATGAAGCGGCGCAGGCTCGCAAGGCGTTGGCCGCACACTGA
- a CDS encoding DUF6021 family protein: MKDSPAAKGPHSSEHSSGDDLGFDPDSPDLDDPQVDPVGPAKAPLDVEPGEDAKKPAKPYDPLANLKP, translated from the coding sequence ATGAAAGATTCCCCAGCAGCGAAAGGCCCGCATTCCTCCGAGCATTCCTCGGGAGATGATTTGGGTTTCGATCCGGACTCGCCCGATCTTGATGATCCGCAGGTCGATCCTGTCGGTCCCGCCAAAGCGCCTCTCGACGTCGAGCCCGGCGAGGATGCCAAGAAGCCGGCCAAGCCTTATGACCCGTTAGCCAATCTGAAACCTTGA